A part of Apodemus sylvaticus chromosome 19, mApoSyl1.1, whole genome shotgun sequence genomic DNA contains:
- the Col6a2 gene encoding collagen alpha-2(VI) chain isoform X1, with protein MTTLKMLQGSLSVLLLGGLLGVLHAQQQEVISPDISTTDRNNNCPEKTDCPINVYFVLDTSESVAMQSPTDSLLYHMQQFVPQFISQLQNEFYLDQVALSWRYGGLHFSDQVEVFSPPGSDRASFTKSLQGIRSFRRGTFTDCALANMTQQIRQHVGRDVVNFAVVITDGHVTGSPCGGIKMQAERAREEGIRLFAVAPNRNLNEQGLRDIANTPHELYRNNYATMRPDSTEIDQDTINRIIKVMKHEAYGECYKVSCLEIPGPHGPKGYRGQKGAKGNMGEPGEPGQKGRQGDPGIEGPIGFPGPKGVPGFKGEKGEFGSDGRKGAPGLAGKNGTDGQKGKLGRIGPPGCKGDPGSRGPDGYPGEAGSPGEQGDQGAKGDSGRPGRRGPPGDPGDKGSKGYQGNNGAPGSPGVKGGKGVPGPRGPKGEPGRRGDPGTKGSPGSDGPKGEKGDPGPEGPRGLAGEVGSKGAKGDRGLPGPRGPQGALGEPGKQGSRGDPGDAGPRGDSGQPGPKGDPGRPGFSYPGPRGTPGEKGEPGPPGPEGGRGDFGLKGAPGRKGDKGEPADPGPPGEPGPRGPRGIPGPEGEPGPPGDPGLTECDVMTYVRETCGCCDCEKRCGALDVVFVIDSSESIGYTNFTLEKNFVINVVNRLGAIAKDPKSETGTRVGVVQYSHEGTFEAIRLDDERVNSLSSFKEAVKNLEWIAGGTWTPSALKFAYNQLIKESRRQKTRVFAVVITDGRHDPRDDDLNLRALCDRDVTVTAIGIGDMFHETHESENLYSIACDKPQQVRNMTLFSDLVAEKFIDDMEDVLCPDPQIVCPELPCQTELYVAQCTQRPVDIVFLLDGSERLGEQNFHKARRFVEEVSRRLTLARRDDDPLNARMALLQYGSQNQQQVAFPLTYNVTTIHEALERTTYLNSFSHVGTGIVHAINNVVRGAQGGARRHAELSFVFLTDGVTGNDSLEESVHSMRKQNVVPTVVAVGGDVDMDVLTKISLGDRAAIFREKDFDSLAQPSFFDRFIRWIC; from the exons CCATGCCCAGCAACAGGAAGTCATCTCACCTGACATCTCCACCACCGACCGGAACAACAACTGTCCAG AGAAAACTGACTGCCCAATCAACGTGTACTTCGTATTGGACACCTCGGAGAGCGTGGCCATGCAGTCCCCCACAGACAGCCTGCTCTATCATATGCAGCAGTTCGTACCGCAGTTTATCAGCCAGCTGCAGAATGAATTCTACCTGGACCAGGTGGCCCTGAGCTGGCGCTACGGTGGCCTACACTTCTCTGACCAGGTGGAGGTGTTCAGCCCACCAGGCAGCGACCGGGCCTCCTTCACTAAGAGCCTGCAAGGCATCCGCTCCTTCCGCAGGGGCACCTTCACCGACTGTGCCTTAGCCAACATGACACAGCAGATCCGGCAGCATGTGGGCCGGGATGTGGTCAACTTTGCCGTGGTCATCACTGATGGCCACGTCACGGGCAGTCCTTGCGGGGGCATCAAGATGCAGGCTGAGCGTGCCCGTGAGGAGGGCATCCGGCTCTTTGCTGTGGCCCCTAACAGGAACCTCAATGAACAAGGCCTGAGGGACATCGCCAACACCCCGCATGAGCTCTACCGCAATAATTACGCCACCATGCGGCCCGACTCTACAGAGATTGACCAGGACACCATCAACCGCATCATCAAGGTCATG AAACATGAAGCCTATGGAGAG TGCTACAAGGTGAGCTGTCTGGAGATTCCTGGACCGCACGGACCCAAGGGCTACCGAGGACAGAAG GGTGCCAAGGGCAATATGGGTGAGCCAGGAGAGCCTGGACAGAAAGGACGACAG GGAGACCCCGGCATCGAAGGTCCCATCGGATTCCCAGGACCCAAG GGTGTGCCTGGCTTCAAGGGAGAGAAG GGTGAATTTGGATCGGATGGTCGGAAG GGAGCGCCCGGCCTAGCTGGCAAGAATGGAACAGACGGACAGAAG GGCAAACTGGGCCGCATCGGGCCTCCTGGTTGCAAGGGAGACCCCGGAAGTCGG GGCCCCGATGGATACCCGGGAGAAGCTGGAAGCCCGGGTGAGCAAGGAGACCAGGGTGCCAAG GGGGACTCTGGCCGCCCAGGACGCAGGGGACCCCCAGGAGATCCTGGCGACAAAGGAAGCAAG GGATATCAAGGCAACAATGGAGCTCCTGGCAGTCCAGGAGTGAAAGGAGGCAAGGGAGTGCCCGGACCCCGAGGACCCAAAGGAGAGCCC GGACGCAGGGGAGACCCAGGGACCAAGGGCAGCCCGGGCAGTGATGGTCCAAAGGGAGAGAAG GGAGACCCTGGTCCTGAGGGGCCGCGAGGCCTGGCTGGAGAAGTCGGCAGTAAAGGAGCCAAG ggagacagaggtttgcCTGGACCCAGAGGCCCTCAGGGGGCTCttggggaaccaggaaagcag GGATCTCGGGGAGACCCTGGTGATGCTGGGCCTCGAGGAGATTCGGGACAGCCAGGCCCCAAG GGAGATCCTGGAAGGCCTGGATTCAGCTACCCAGGACCCCGAGGGACACCC GGTGAAAAAGGAGAGCCCGGCCCACCAGGCCCTGAG GGAGGCCGAGGAGACTTTGGTCTGAAAGGAGCACCCGGACGGAAGGGGGACAAAGGGGAGCCG GCTGATCCTGGTCCCCCTGGTGAGCCTGGCCCTCGGGGGCCAAGAGGAATCCCAGGACCTGAG GGAGAACCCGGCCCTCCAGGAGACCCTGGTCTCACG GAATGTGACGTCATGACCTACGTGAGGGAGACCTGTGGGTGCTGTG ACTGTGAGAAGCGCTGCGGCGCCCTGGATGTGGTCTTCGTCATCGACAGCTCCGAGAGTATTGGCTACACCAACTTCACCTTGGAGAAGAACTTTGTCATCAACGTGGTCAACCGGCTGGGCGCCATTGCCAAGGACCCCAAGTCTGAAACGG GCACACGTGTGGGTGTGGTGCAGTACAGCCACGAGGGCACCTTTGAGGCCATCCGGCTGGACGACGAGCGAGTCAACTCCCTGTCCAGTTTCAAGGAGGCTGTCAAAAACCTCGAATGGATCGCTGGTGGCACTTGGACGCCCTCCGCCCTCAAGTTTGCCTACAATCAGCTCATCAAAGAGAGCCGGCGCCAGAAGACCCGGGTGTTCGCAGTGGTCATCACGGATGGGCGCCATGACCCCCGAGATGATGACCTCAATCTTCGGGCATTGTGTGACCGAGATGTCACCGTGACGGCCATCGGCATTGGCGACATGTTCCACGAGACTCACGAGAGTGAGAACCTGTACTCCATCGCCTGCGACAAGCCGCAGCAGGTGCGCAACATGACGCTGTTCTCTGACCTGGTGGCCGAGAAGTTCATTGATGACATGGAAGACGTCCTTTGTCCAG aCCCTCAGATTGTGTGTCCAGAACTTCCCTGCCAAACAG AGCTCTATGTGGCCCAGTGCACACAACGGCCCGTGGACATTGTCTTCCTGCTGGATGGCTCGGAGCGGCTGGGCGAGCAGAACTTCCACAAGGCACGGCGCTTCGTGGAGGAGGTGTCACGGCGCCTGACTCTGGCGCGAAGGGACGATGACCCGCTCAACGCCCGCATGGCCCTGTTGCAGTATGGCAGCCAGAACCAGCAGCAGGTGGCCTTCCCTCTGACCTACAATGTGACCACCATCCATGAGGCACTGGAGAGGACCACCTACCTCAATTCTTTCTCTCACGTGGGCACGGGCATTGTGCACGCCATCAACAACGTGGTGCGGGGGGCGCAGGGCGGGGCGCGGCGCCATGCTGAGCTGTCCTTCGTCTTCCTCACGGATGGTGTCACAGGCAACGACAGCCTGGAGGAGTCGGTGCACTCCATGCGGAAGCAGAACGTGGTGCCCACCGTGGTCGCCGTGGGCGGGGACGTGGACATGGACGTGCTTACCAAGATCAGCCTGGGTGACAGGGCGGCCATATTCCGGGAGAAAGACTTTGACAGTCTGGCCCAGCCCAGCTTCTTCGACAGGTTCATCCGCTGGATCTGTTAG
- the Col6a2 gene encoding collagen alpha-2(VI) chain isoform X2, translating to MTTLKMLQGSLSVLLLGGLLGVLHAQQQEVISPDISTTDRNNNCPEKTDCPINVYFVLDTSESVAMQSPTDSLLYHMQQFVPQFISQLQNEFYLDQVALSWRYGGLHFSDQVEVFSPPGSDRASFTKSLQGIRSFRRGTFTDCALANMTQQIRQHVGRDVVNFAVVITDGHVTGSPCGGIKMQAERAREEGIRLFAVAPNRNLNEQGLRDIANTPHELYRNNYATMRPDSTEIDQDTINRIIKVMKHEAYGECYKVSCLEIPGPHGPKGYRGQKGAKGNMGEPGEPGQKGRQGDPGIEGPIGFPGPKGVPGFKGEKGEFGSDGRKGAPGLAGKNGTDGQKGKLGRIGPPGCKGDPGSRGPDGYPGEAGSPGEQGDQGAKGDSGRPGRRGPPGDPGDKGSKGYQGNNGAPGSPGVKGGKGVPGPRGPKGEPGRRGDPGTKGSPGSDGPKGEKGDPGPEGPRGLAGEVGSKGAKGDRGLPGPRGPQGALGEPGKQGSRGDPGDAGPRGDSGQPGPKGDPGRPGFSYPGPRGTPGEKGEPGPPGPEGGRGDFGLKGAPGRKGDKGEPADPGPPGEPGPRGPRGIPGPEGEPGPPGDPGLTECDVMTYVRETCGCCDCEKRCGALDVVFVIDSSESIGYTNFTLEKNFVINVVNRLGAIAKDPKSETGTRVGVVQYSHEGTFEAIRLDDERVNSLSSFKEAVKNLEWIAGGTWTPSALKFAYNQLIKESRRQKTRVFAVVITDGRHDPRDDDLNLRALCDRDVTVTAIGIGDMFHETHESENLYSIACDKPQQVRNMTLFSDLVAEKFIDDMEDVLCPDPQIVCPELPCQTDEPWPGNKPPVTFLRTEEGPDPTFPKTIPLIQQLLNATEFTQNPAAYSQLVAVMVYTAERAKFSTGVERQDWMQLFIDTFKLVHRDITGDPESVLALC from the exons CCATGCCCAGCAACAGGAAGTCATCTCACCTGACATCTCCACCACCGACCGGAACAACAACTGTCCAG AGAAAACTGACTGCCCAATCAACGTGTACTTCGTATTGGACACCTCGGAGAGCGTGGCCATGCAGTCCCCCACAGACAGCCTGCTCTATCATATGCAGCAGTTCGTACCGCAGTTTATCAGCCAGCTGCAGAATGAATTCTACCTGGACCAGGTGGCCCTGAGCTGGCGCTACGGTGGCCTACACTTCTCTGACCAGGTGGAGGTGTTCAGCCCACCAGGCAGCGACCGGGCCTCCTTCACTAAGAGCCTGCAAGGCATCCGCTCCTTCCGCAGGGGCACCTTCACCGACTGTGCCTTAGCCAACATGACACAGCAGATCCGGCAGCATGTGGGCCGGGATGTGGTCAACTTTGCCGTGGTCATCACTGATGGCCACGTCACGGGCAGTCCTTGCGGGGGCATCAAGATGCAGGCTGAGCGTGCCCGTGAGGAGGGCATCCGGCTCTTTGCTGTGGCCCCTAACAGGAACCTCAATGAACAAGGCCTGAGGGACATCGCCAACACCCCGCATGAGCTCTACCGCAATAATTACGCCACCATGCGGCCCGACTCTACAGAGATTGACCAGGACACCATCAACCGCATCATCAAGGTCATG AAACATGAAGCCTATGGAGAG TGCTACAAGGTGAGCTGTCTGGAGATTCCTGGACCGCACGGACCCAAGGGCTACCGAGGACAGAAG GGTGCCAAGGGCAATATGGGTGAGCCAGGAGAGCCTGGACAGAAAGGACGACAG GGAGACCCCGGCATCGAAGGTCCCATCGGATTCCCAGGACCCAAG GGTGTGCCTGGCTTCAAGGGAGAGAAG GGTGAATTTGGATCGGATGGTCGGAAG GGAGCGCCCGGCCTAGCTGGCAAGAATGGAACAGACGGACAGAAG GGCAAACTGGGCCGCATCGGGCCTCCTGGTTGCAAGGGAGACCCCGGAAGTCGG GGCCCCGATGGATACCCGGGAGAAGCTGGAAGCCCGGGTGAGCAAGGAGACCAGGGTGCCAAG GGGGACTCTGGCCGCCCAGGACGCAGGGGACCCCCAGGAGATCCTGGCGACAAAGGAAGCAAG GGATATCAAGGCAACAATGGAGCTCCTGGCAGTCCAGGAGTGAAAGGAGGCAAGGGAGTGCCCGGACCCCGAGGACCCAAAGGAGAGCCC GGACGCAGGGGAGACCCAGGGACCAAGGGCAGCCCGGGCAGTGATGGTCCAAAGGGAGAGAAG GGAGACCCTGGTCCTGAGGGGCCGCGAGGCCTGGCTGGAGAAGTCGGCAGTAAAGGAGCCAAG ggagacagaggtttgcCTGGACCCAGAGGCCCTCAGGGGGCTCttggggaaccaggaaagcag GGATCTCGGGGAGACCCTGGTGATGCTGGGCCTCGAGGAGATTCGGGACAGCCAGGCCCCAAG GGAGATCCTGGAAGGCCTGGATTCAGCTACCCAGGACCCCGAGGGACACCC GGTGAAAAAGGAGAGCCCGGCCCACCAGGCCCTGAG GGAGGCCGAGGAGACTTTGGTCTGAAAGGAGCACCCGGACGGAAGGGGGACAAAGGGGAGCCG GCTGATCCTGGTCCCCCTGGTGAGCCTGGCCCTCGGGGGCCAAGAGGAATCCCAGGACCTGAG GGAGAACCCGGCCCTCCAGGAGACCCTGGTCTCACG GAATGTGACGTCATGACCTACGTGAGGGAGACCTGTGGGTGCTGTG ACTGTGAGAAGCGCTGCGGCGCCCTGGATGTGGTCTTCGTCATCGACAGCTCCGAGAGTATTGGCTACACCAACTTCACCTTGGAGAAGAACTTTGTCATCAACGTGGTCAACCGGCTGGGCGCCATTGCCAAGGACCCCAAGTCTGAAACGG GCACACGTGTGGGTGTGGTGCAGTACAGCCACGAGGGCACCTTTGAGGCCATCCGGCTGGACGACGAGCGAGTCAACTCCCTGTCCAGTTTCAAGGAGGCTGTCAAAAACCTCGAATGGATCGCTGGTGGCACTTGGACGCCCTCCGCCCTCAAGTTTGCCTACAATCAGCTCATCAAAGAGAGCCGGCGCCAGAAGACCCGGGTGTTCGCAGTGGTCATCACGGATGGGCGCCATGACCCCCGAGATGATGACCTCAATCTTCGGGCATTGTGTGACCGAGATGTCACCGTGACGGCCATCGGCATTGGCGACATGTTCCACGAGACTCACGAGAGTGAGAACCTGTACTCCATCGCCTGCGACAAGCCGCAGCAGGTGCGCAACATGACGCTGTTCTCTGACCTGGTGGCCGAGAAGTTCATTGATGACATGGAAGACGTCCTTTGTCCAG aCCCTCAGATTGTGTGTCCAGAACTTCCCTGCCAAACAG ATGAACCATGGCCTGGGAACAAGCCCCCGGTCACCTTCCTCCGCACGGAAGAGGGTCCGGACCCCACCTTCCCCAAGACCATCCCCCTGATCCAGCAGTTGCTAAACGCCACGGAGTTCACACAGAACCCAGCTGCCTACTCCCAGCTGGTGGCCGTGATGGTCTACACCGCCGAGAGGGCCAAGTTCTCCACAGGGGTCGAGCGGCAGGACTGGATGCAGCTGTTCATTGACACCTTTAAACTGGTGCACAGGGATATCACAGGGGACCCAGAGAGTGTGCTGGCACTCTGCTAA